A region from the Haloarcula limicola genome encodes:
- a CDS encoding orc1/cdc6 family replication initiation protein — MTDITFSPTSAIFERREALLEEWTPDELVGRDEELERFHAALQPVINGESPSNIFLYGKSGVGKTAATRYLLQALERDAEPVPELDLHTIEINCDGLNSSYQVAVALVNELRDPADQISNTGYPQASVYQFLFDELDRVGGTVLIVLDEVDHIRDDSLLYKLPRARSNGDVTDAKLGVIGISNDLDFRNQLSSKVRSSLCEKEVSFSAYDARELQLVLQQREAVAFRDDVLDDGVVEMCAAYGAKDSGDARQALDLLLEAGDLARENNGELVTESHVRRARQRLQTDQVVEGIRNYSNHGQFVLYAVTLLAERGDTPARTKDILSAYERVAIEEGVDPVSERSVRDYLGELDQLGIISSTEYNRGKGGGKYKEHELEQSISSVKTGLSELLETTP; from the coding sequence ATGACGGATATCACCTTCTCACCGACGTCTGCGATCTTCGAGCGGCGAGAGGCCCTCTTAGAGGAGTGGACGCCCGACGAACTCGTCGGCCGCGACGAGGAACTCGAACGGTTCCACGCGGCGCTCCAGCCGGTGATCAACGGCGAGAGCCCCTCGAACATCTTTCTGTACGGGAAGAGCGGCGTCGGCAAGACCGCCGCCACGCGCTATCTCCTCCAGGCGCTCGAACGCGACGCCGAACCGGTCCCGGAACTGGACCTCCACACGATCGAGATCAACTGCGACGGGCTCAACTCGAGCTATCAGGTCGCCGTCGCGCTGGTCAACGAACTCCGGGACCCGGCCGACCAGATCTCCAACACCGGCTACCCGCAGGCGTCCGTCTACCAGTTCCTGTTCGACGAACTCGACCGGGTGGGGGGAACCGTCTTGATCGTCCTGGACGAGGTCGATCACATCCGGGACGACTCGCTGCTCTACAAACTGCCGCGCGCCCGCTCCAACGGCGACGTCACCGACGCCAAACTCGGCGTGATCGGGATCTCGAACGACCTCGATTTCCGCAACCAGCTCTCCTCGAAGGTCCGCTCCAGCCTCTGCGAGAAGGAAGTCTCCTTCTCGGCGTACGACGCGCGAGAACTGCAACTGGTGCTCCAGCAGCGCGAGGCCGTGGCGTTCAGAGACGACGTGCTGGACGACGGCGTCGTCGAGATGTGCGCGGCCTACGGCGCGAAGGACTCCGGGGACGCCCGGCAGGCGCTGGACCTGCTACTTGAGGCCGGCGACTTGGCCCGCGAGAACAACGGGGAGCTCGTCACGGAGTCGCACGTCCGTCGCGCCCGACAGCGCCTCCAGACGGACCAGGTCGTCGAGGGGATTCGGAACTACTCCAACCACGGTCAGTTCGTCCTCTACGCGGTGACGCTGCTCGCCGAACGGGGCGACACGCCCGCGCGAACGAAGGACATCCTCAGCGCGTACGAACGAGTCGCCATCGAGGAGGGCGTCGACCCCGTCTCGGAACGGTCCGTTCGCGATTACCTGGGCGAACTCGATCAGCTCGGCATCATCTCCTCGACTGAGTACAACCGCGGCAAAGGCGGGGGCAAGTACAAAGAGCACGAACTCGAGCAGTCCATCTCGTCGGTGAAGACCGGGTTATCCGAACTCCTCGAGACGACGCCCTGA
- a CDS encoding DUF7344 domain-containing protein, with protein MDGERGRREIERVLADRRRRYLLYCLHLHSTPQPLPDIADQVTVWETSDPATERLDERLEIYLSLYHDHLPELVEAGVVTYRQTEDDVDWDGRVTPERLDSRLERRLCEELDALLDAETCTFDCDDGGDIEP; from the coding sequence ATGGACGGCGAACGCGGCCGCAGAGAGATAGAGAGGGTATTGGCCGACCGGCGGCGGCGCTACCTGCTTTACTGCCTCCACCTCCACTCGACGCCGCAGCCCCTCCCCGATATCGCGGATCAGGTCACGGTCTGGGAGACCAGTGACCCGGCGACCGAGCGCCTCGACGAGCGGCTGGAGATCTACCTGTCGCTCTATCACGATCACCTCCCGGAGCTCGTCGAAGCCGGCGTCGTGACGTATCGGCAGACCGAGGACGACGTGGACTGGGACGGGCGCGTCACCCCGGAACGGCTCGACTCGCGCCTCGAACGCCGACTGTGCGAGGAACTCGACGCGCTGCTGGACGCCGAGACCTGTACGTTCGACTGCGACGACGGCGGGGACATAGAGCCGTGA
- the mutS gene encoding DNA mismatch repair protein MutS has translation MTEATGIVGEFLSLKEETDADLLAMQCGDFYEFFADDAERVAEELDLKVSQKSSHGSSYPMAGVPVDDLTPYVSALVERGYRVAVADQHETADGHAREITRVVTPGTHLESSDASARYLAALVRQTSRGEGDTYGLAFADVTTGRFQVTQLDGADPASVLSELYTFAPAEVLPGPDLRNDDDFLERLRERSDAALTLHATESFEPGRARHRVREQFGAETLESVGIEGDEAAIAAAGAVLSYVEETGVGTLAAVTRLQVYGAREHVALDATTQRNLELTETMQGDSSGSLFDTVDHTVTAAGGRLLRRWLQRPRRDRGELRRRQSSVAALAREAMAREAIRETLSAAYDLERLASRATSGSADARDLRAAQETLALLSEVADAVAETERLADSPLADALSGADREAAASLAAELDEALVEDPPGTVTQGGLFRRGYDDELDELIDEHEGALSWLETLPEREKERTGITHLSVDRNKTDGYYIQVGKSETGDVPDEYEQIKTLKNSKRYTIPELDEKERDVLRLEERRHEMERDLFEDLRARVAERATLMQDVGRALAEVDALASFAVHAVENDWTRPEVTEGDELAIEAGRHPVVEQTTEFVPNDLHLDRDRRFLVVTGPNMSGKSTYMRQAALITLLAQTGSFVPARAATVGLVDGIYTRVGALDELAQGRSTFMVEMQELSNILHSATEDSLIILDEVGRGTATFDGISIAWAATEYVVNTLGSKTLFATHYHELTALGEELPTVQNVHVAADETDGDVTFLRTVRDGPTDRSYGVHVADLAGIPDPVVARSRQVLDRLREDKAIEVRGSDAAGDAGTTQAVFDLGSGQFAPGGETQRVETDGSPEAAAADESAEAAIDAETRSVLDELRDLDVNETPPVELMATVQQWQEELDEA, from the coding sequence ATGACAGAGGCGACGGGCATCGTCGGGGAGTTCCTCTCGCTCAAGGAGGAGACCGACGCCGACTTGCTGGCGATGCAGTGTGGTGACTTCTACGAGTTCTTCGCGGACGACGCCGAGCGGGTGGCCGAGGAACTGGACCTGAAGGTCTCGCAGAAGTCCTCGCACGGCTCGTCGTATCCGATGGCCGGCGTTCCGGTGGACGACCTGACGCCGTACGTCTCCGCGCTGGTCGAACGCGGCTATCGGGTCGCCGTCGCGGACCAACACGAGACGGCCGACGGTCACGCCCGCGAGATAACGCGGGTCGTGACGCCCGGGACCCATCTGGAGAGCAGCGACGCCAGCGCCCGGTATCTCGCGGCGCTGGTCCGACAGACGTCCCGCGGCGAGGGCGACACCTACGGGCTGGCCTTCGCCGACGTGACGACGGGCCGATTTCAGGTGACGCAACTCGACGGCGCCGACCCCGCTTCGGTGCTCTCGGAACTGTACACGTTCGCGCCGGCGGAGGTCCTGCCCGGCCCCGACCTCCGGAACGACGACGACTTCCTAGAGCGGCTCCGGGAGCGCTCCGACGCCGCGCTCACCCTCCACGCCACCGAGTCGTTCGAACCGGGTCGCGCCCGCCACCGGGTGCGCGAGCAGTTCGGCGCGGAGACCCTGGAGAGCGTCGGTATCGAGGGGGACGAAGCCGCCATCGCCGCCGCCGGGGCGGTGCTCTCCTACGTCGAGGAGACGGGCGTCGGGACGCTCGCGGCGGTCACGCGGCTGCAGGTCTACGGCGCGCGCGAACACGTCGCGCTGGACGCGACGACCCAGCGCAACCTCGAACTCACCGAGACGATGCAGGGCGACAGTTCGGGGTCGCTGTTCGACACCGTCGACCACACCGTCACGGCCGCCGGCGGGCGACTCCTCCGGCGGTGGCTCCAGCGACCGCGCCGAGACCGGGGGGAACTCCGGCGTCGGCAGTCCTCCGTGGCGGCGCTGGCCCGCGAAGCGATGGCCCGCGAGGCGATCCGGGAGACGCTCTCCGCGGCCTACGACCTCGAACGGCTGGCGTCGCGGGCGACCTCGGGGAGCGCCGACGCCCGCGACCTGCGGGCGGCACAGGAGACGCTCGCGCTCCTCTCCGAGGTCGCCGACGCGGTCGCCGAGACCGAGCGGCTGGCCGACTCGCCGCTCGCCGACGCGCTCTCGGGGGCCGACCGCGAGGCCGCCGCCTCTCTCGCTGCGGAACTGGACGAGGCGCTCGTCGAGGACCCGCCCGGCACCGTCACGCAGGGCGGGCTCTTCCGCCGGGGGTACGACGACGAGCTGGACGAACTCATCGACGAACACGAGGGGGCGCTCTCGTGGCTGGAGACGCTGCCGGAGCGGGAGAAAGAGCGCACCGGCATCACCCACCTCTCGGTGGACCGCAACAAGACCGACGGCTACTACATCCAGGTGGGGAAGAGCGAGACCGGCGACGTCCCCGACGAGTACGAGCAGATAAAGACGCTGAAGAACTCGAAACGCTACACCATCCCCGAACTCGACGAGAAGGAACGGGACGTCCTCCGTCTGGAGGAGCGCCGCCACGAGATGGAGCGCGACCTGTTCGAGGACCTCAGAGCGCGCGTCGCCGAGCGCGCGACGCTCATGCAGGACGTGGGCCGAGCGCTCGCCGAGGTGGACGCGCTGGCCTCGTTCGCCGTCCACGCCGTCGAGAACGACTGGACGCGCCCCGAGGTCACCGAGGGCGACGAACTCGCCATCGAGGCCGGCCGACACCCGGTCGTCGAGCAGACCACCGAGTTCGTCCCCAACGACCTCCACCTGGACCGCGACCGGCGGTTCCTCGTCGTCACCGGGCCGAACATGAGCGGCAAATCCACGTACATGCGACAGGCGGCGCTGATCACGCTGCTGGCCCAGACCGGCAGTTTCGTCCCCGCGCGAGCGGCGACCGTCGGCCTCGTCGACGGCATCTACACCCGCGTCGGGGCCCTGGACGAACTCGCACAGGGCCGCTCGACGTTCATGGTCGAGATGCAGGAGCTGTCGAACATCCTCCACTCGGCGACCGAGGACTCGCTGATAATCTTAGACGAGGTGGGCCGCGGGACGGCGACGTTCGACGGCATCTCCATCGCGTGGGCGGCGACGGAGTACGTCGTCAACACGCTCGGATCGAAGACGCTCTTTGCCACCCACTACCACGAGCTGACGGCGCTGGGCGAGGAGCTGCCGACCGTCCAGAACGTCCACGTCGCCGCCGACGAGACCGACGGCGACGTGACCTTCCTGCGGACGGTGCGGGACGGTCCGACCGACCGCTCCTACGGCGTCCACGTCGCCGATCTGGCGGGGATCCCCGACCCGGTCGTCGCCCGCTCACGGCAGGTGCTCGACCGCCTGCGCGAGGACAAGGCCATCGAGGTCCGGGGGAGCGACGCGGCCGGCGACGCCGGGACCACGCAGGCCGTCTTCGACCTGGGGTCGGGGCAGTTCGCTCCCGGCGGGGAGACACAGCGAGTCGAGACCGACGGGAGTCCGGAGGCGGCCGCCGCCGACGAATCGGCCGAGGCGGCCATCGACGCCGAGACACGGTCAGTTCTCGACGAGTTACGGGACCTCGACGTCAACGAGACCCCGCCCGTCGAACTGATGGCGACGGTCCAACAGTGGCAAGAGGAACTCGACGAGGCGTGA
- a CDS encoding translation initiation factor: protein MSDEDPFDDLDIPEDPTADLDRATQRLTVRTEERRYGKKMVLVEGFEDEGDVQDLASDLKSSLGTGGTVKDGRIELQGDHAERVRDLLESKGYQIA from the coding sequence GTGTCAGACGAAGACCCGTTCGACGACCTCGACATCCCGGAAGACCCGACGGCGGACCTCGACCGCGCGACGCAGCGGCTCACGGTCCGCACGGAGGAGCGCCGCTACGGCAAGAAGATGGTGCTCGTCGAGGGGTTCGAAGACGAGGGCGACGTTCAGGACCTCGCCTCGGACCTGAAGTCCTCGCTCGGCACCGGCGGAACCGTCAAAGACGGACGCATCGAGCTGCAGGGCGACCACGCGGAGCGCGTCCGGGACCTCCTCGAATCGAAGGGGTACCAGATAGCCTGA
- a CDS encoding HAD family hydrolase yields the protein MEQYDQLYRLYETADTETLRAYQEFVDLFPPLRTRVALDRWENVREELDEQKAAIAEEFPATGETYAEIAARLTREEAFTALDLYAKYGRSVNVLVLDVDETLRSAGDTDNEIPRETLYLLTEFHERGVPIVVCTGQTLENVKGFLIQGLGNEVVSSGSVSIVYESGNGVFTPKHGSETKQLLYEDLDSTVVDMFDAVRGRVLSEAPDSVRHGCHLQGNEFNVTLKPNAEVGSETAVEIIDEALGYLCGLVGEVVVEAVDASVADPAALARTYFARDPEIASVLDDAGLSTDADTDDAPSAVLDVFERIDIGYYEGDAAELVSLELDKSAGVEQAFEVLDIDDPFALVMGDSKSDLRVMEWVAENDAGIAAAPHHASTAVLGHVRNRDDLVYEAGEASSILNVVYGLALLAELGERRS from the coding sequence ATGGAACAGTACGACCAGCTCTACCGACTGTACGAGACCGCGGACACGGAGACGCTGCGGGCCTACCAGGAGTTCGTGGACCTCTTCCCGCCGCTTCGGACCCGCGTCGCGCTGGACCGCTGGGAGAACGTCCGCGAGGAACTCGACGAGCAGAAAGCCGCCATCGCCGAGGAGTTCCCGGCGACGGGCGAGACGTACGCCGAGATCGCCGCCCGGCTGACGCGCGAGGAGGCCTTCACCGCGCTGGACCTCTACGCGAAGTACGGGCGGTCGGTGAACGTCCTCGTCCTGGACGTCGACGAGACGCTCCGGTCGGCCGGCGACACCGACAACGAGATCCCGCGCGAGACGCTGTATCTCCTCACCGAGTTCCACGAGCGGGGCGTCCCGATCGTGGTCTGTACCGGCCAGACGCTGGAGAACGTCAAGGGGTTCCTGATTCAGGGACTGGGCAACGAGGTCGTCTCCTCCGGGTCGGTCAGCATCGTCTACGAGTCCGGCAACGGCGTCTTCACGCCGAAGCACGGCTCCGAGACCAAGCAGTTACTGTACGAGGACCTCGATTCGACCGTCGTGGACATGTTCGACGCCGTCCGCGGCCGCGTGCTCTCGGAGGCACCCGACAGCGTCCGGCACGGCTGTCACCTCCAGGGCAACGAGTTCAACGTCACGCTCAAGCCCAACGCCGAGGTCGGCAGCGAGACGGCCGTCGAGATAATCGACGAGGCGCTCGGTTACCTCTGCGGATTGGTCGGTGAAGTCGTCGTCGAGGCCGTCGACGCGTCCGTCGCGGACCCCGCCGCGCTCGCCCGGACCTACTTCGCCCGCGACCCGGAGATAGCGTCCGTGCTGGACGACGCCGGGCTCTCGACGGACGCCGACACCGACGACGCACCGTCGGCCGTCCTCGACGTCTTCGAGCGCATCGACATCGGCTACTACGAGGGCGACGCCGCCGAACTCGTCAGTCTGGAGCTCGACAAGTCCGCCGGCGTCGAGCAGGCCTTCGAGGTGCTCGACATCGACGACCCGTTCGCGCTGGTGATGGGCGACAGCAAGAGCGACCTCCGCGTGATGGAGTGGGTCGCCGAGAACGACGCCGGGATCGCCGCCGCGCCGCATCACGCCTCGACGGCCGTCTTAGGCCACGTTCGGAACCGCGACGACCTCGTCTACGAGGCCGGAGAAGCCAGTTCAATCCTGAACGTCGTCTACGGACTGGCGCTGCTCGCCGAGCTGGGCGAGCGCCGCTCCTGA
- the mutL gene encoding DNA mismatch repair endonuclease MutL produces the protein MTDIRRLDERTVERIAAGEVVERPASVVKELVENAVDADANRVDVTVERGGSEGIRVTDDGIGMDREAVERAVEQHTTSKIRDIADLEGGVGTLGFRGEALHAIGAVSRLTITTRPRGGDVGTELVVEGGEVTSVGPAGCPEGTTIEVEDLFYNVPARRKYLKQASTEFAHVNTIVTSYALANPDVAVSLSHGGRETFATTGQGDLRETVMSVYGLEVAQSMIAVDDADLPAGPLDGVSGLVSHPETTRAGREYLSTYVNGRYVRAKTAHDAVVDAYGTQIAPDRYPFAVLFLDVPAGDVDVNVHPRKMEVRFADDEGVREQVRTAVEDALLEEGLLRSSAPRGRSQPEQTEISPERSGAEETAKEARSETADPADSESGDETVSSRTAGDADSVGTDETVPTADGTAPSTTGTADQRADASSASSPADSASTGSAADSTPSATADAPADESAGDAADGSAAPTGTGPEGDTDSATSEPTPDRKFSGGHEQARLGRDPETTHDSLPSMRILGQLHETYVVAETDDGLVLIDQHAADERVNYERLQAQFAGETTTQALADPVELELTAREAAVFEERSDALASLGFHTARTGKRSVAVRTLPGVIADAAGPDIVRDVLSAFVGGEGSAATTVEAAADELLGDLACYPSLTGNTSLTEGSVRDLLAALDDCENPYACPHGRPTVIEISHAELEDRFERDYPGHGGRRK, from the coding sequence ATGACGGACATCCGGCGACTCGACGAGCGGACCGTCGAACGCATCGCGGCCGGCGAGGTGGTCGAGCGGCCGGCCTCGGTCGTGAAGGAACTGGTCGAGAACGCCGTCGACGCCGACGCGAACCGGGTGGACGTAACCGTCGAACGCGGCGGCAGCGAGGGCATTCGGGTCACGGACGACGGCATCGGCATGGATCGCGAGGCCGTCGAACGCGCCGTCGAGCAACACACCACCTCGAAGATCCGCGACATCGCGGACTTAGAGGGCGGGGTCGGCACGCTCGGCTTCCGCGGCGAGGCGCTCCACGCCATCGGGGCCGTCTCGCGCCTGACGATCACCACCCGCCCGCGCGGTGGTGATGTGGGAACCGAACTCGTCGTCGAGGGCGGCGAGGTCACGTCGGTCGGTCCCGCCGGCTGTCCGGAGGGGACGACCATCGAAGTCGAGGACCTCTTCTACAACGTCCCGGCCCGCCGGAAGTACCTCAAGCAGGCCTCGACGGAGTTCGCGCACGTCAACACCATCGTGACGAGCTACGCGCTGGCGAACCCGGACGTGGCCGTCTCGCTCTCCCATGGCGGCCGCGAGACGTTCGCGACGACGGGACAGGGCGACCTGCGCGAGACGGTCATGTCGGTCTACGGCCTCGAGGTCGCCCAGTCCATGATCGCCGTAGATGACGCCGACCTCCCCGCCGGCCCGCTCGACGGCGTCTCGGGCCTCGTCTCCCACCCCGAGACCACCCGCGCCGGCCGAGAGTACCTCTCGACGTACGTCAACGGCCGCTACGTCAGAGCGAAGACGGCCCACGACGCCGTCGTCGACGCCTACGGCACGCAGATAGCGCCCGATCGCTACCCCTTCGCCGTCCTCTTCCTGGACGTGCCCGCCGGCGACGTGGACGTGAACGTCCACCCCCGGAAGATGGAGGTCCGCTTCGCCGACGACGAGGGCGTCCGCGAGCAGGTCCGAACCGCGGTCGAAGACGCTCTGCTCGAAGAAGGGCTGCTTCGGTCGTCGGCCCCCCGAGGCCGGTCACAGCCCGAACAGACCGAGATATCGCCCGAGCGGTCGGGAGCCGAAGAGACGGCGAAGGAGGCGAGGAGCGAGACCGCCGACCCCGCAGACAGCGAGTCCGGTGACGAGACGGTTTCGAGTCGAACCGCCGGCGACGCCGACTCGGTCGGGACCGACGAGACGGTTCCGACCGCCGACGGGACCGCTCCGTCGACCACCGGGACGGCTGACCAGCGGGCCGACGCGTCATCGGCTTCGTCCCCGGCCGACTCCGCGTCGACCGGTTCGGCCGCCGATTCGACGCCGAGTGCGACGGCCGATGCGCCTGCCGACGAGTCGGCCGGTGACGCCGCCGACGGGTCGGCCGCCCCGACCGGCACCGGACCGGAGGGCGACACCGACTCGGCGACGAGCGAGCCGACGCCCGACCGGAAGTTCTCGGGCGGCCACGAACAGGCCCGGCTCGGCCGCGACCCGGAGACGACTCACGACTCCCTGCCGTCGATGCGCATCCTCGGCCAGCTCCACGAGACGTACGTCGTCGCCGAGACCGACGACGGGCTGGTGCTGATCGACCAGCACGCGGCCGACGAGCGGGTCAACTACGAGCGACTGCAGGCGCAGTTCGCCGGCGAGACGACGACGCAGGCGCTCGCCGACCCGGTCGAACTCGAACTCACGGCCCGCGAGGCCGCCGTCTTCGAGGAGCGGAGCGACGCGCTGGCGAGCCTGGGGTTTCACACCGCTCGCACCGGCAAGCGCAGCGTCGCGGTCCGGACGCTCCCCGGCGTCATCGCCGATGCCGCCGGTCCCGACATCGTCCGAGACGTGTTGAGCGCGTTCGTCGGCGGTGAGGGGTCGGCCGCGACGACGGTGGAGGCGGCCGCCGACGAACTGCTCGGCGACCTCGCCTGTTACCCCTCTCTCACCGGCAACACGTCGCTCACGGAGGGGTCGGTGCGGGACCTGCTGGCGGCGCTCGACGACTGCGAGAACCCCTACGCCTGCCCGCACGGGCGACCGACGGTCATCGAGATATCACACGCGGAACTCGAAGACCGGTTCGAACGGGACTATCCGGGACACGGCGGGCGCAGGAAGTGA